The following are from one region of the Escherichia sp. E4742 genome:
- a CDS encoding YfgG family protein, whose protein sequence is MSQPTSMRKRHRFNSRMTRIVLLISFLFFFGRFIYSSVGAWQHHQSKKEAQQSTLSIESPVQR, encoded by the coding sequence GTGAGTCAGCCAACCAGTATGCGAAAACGACACCGATTTAACAGTCGTATGACTCGTATCGTATTGCTTATCAGCTTTCTCTTCTTCTTTGGCCGCTTTATCTACTCCTCCGTTGGCGCCTGGCAGCATCATCAGAGCAAAAAAGAAGCTCAGCAATCCACACTCTCTATCGAATCCCCGGTACAACGTTAG
- a CDS encoding glycine zipper 2TM domain-containing protein: MMKFKKCLLPVAILASFTLAGCQSNADDHAADVYQTDQLNTKQETKTVNIISILPAKVAVDNSQNKRNAQAFGALIGAVAGGVIGHNVGSGSNSGTTAGAVGGGAVGAAAGSMVNDKTLVEGVSLTYKEGTKVYTSTQVGKECQFTTGLAVVITTTYNETRIQPNTKCPEKS, encoded by the coding sequence GTGATGAAATTTAAAAAATGTCTTCTGCCTGTGGCAATTTTAGCGTCATTCACCCTGGCAGGATGCCAGTCAAATGCTGACGACCATGCCGCCGATGTTTATCAAACTGATCAACTGAATACCAAACAAGAAACCAAAACCGTTAATATCATTTCCATTCTACCTGCGAAAGTAGCGGTAGATAACTCACAAAATAAACGGAACGCACAAGCCTTTGGCGCGCTTATTGGCGCTGTCGCAGGCGGTGTGATTGGACATAACGTAGGGTCTGGCAGCAATTCAGGTACTACTGCGGGTGCAGTTGGCGGCGGAGCCGTAGGTGCGGCTGCAGGTTCTATGGTGAATGATAAGACGTTAGTGGAAGGGGTTTCGTTAACCTATAAAGAAGGGACCAAGGTGTATACCTCTACTCAAGTGGGTAAAGAGTGCCAGTTCACAACGGGTTTAGCCGTTGTCATTACCACTACGTATAACGAAACGCGTATTCAGCCAAATACCAAATGTCCTGAAAAGAGCTAA
- a CDS encoding DUF5384 family protein: protein MKKVFLCAILAAVSSSAFASSLQDQLSAVAEAEQQGKNEEQRQHDEWVAERNREIQQEKQRRANAQAAANKRAAAAAADKKARQDKLDAEVTADKRRDQSYEDELRSLEIQKQKLALAKEEARVKRENEFIDQELKHKAAQTDVVQSEADANRNVTEGGRDLMKSVGKAEENKSDGWFN, encoded by the coding sequence ATGAAGAAAGTTTTTCTTTGCGCCATTTTAGCCGCTGTTAGTAGCTCAGCTTTCGCCTCTTCATTACAGGATCAACTCTCTGCGGTCGCAGAAGCTGAGCAGCAAGGTAAAAATGAAGAGCAAAGACAGCATGACGAATGGGTAGCAGAGCGCAACAGGGAAATTCAGCAAGAGAAACAACGGCGCGCAAACGCTCAGGCCGCCGCCAATAAAAGAGCGGCGGCAGCAGCAGCGGATAAGAAAGCTCGCCAGGATAAACTGGACGCCGAAGTCACTGCGGATAAAAGACGCGATCAAAGTTATGAAGATGAGCTGCGCAGCTTAGAGATTCAGAAACAAAAACTGGCGCTGGCGAAAGAAGAAGCCCGCGTTAAGCGCGAGAACGAATTTATCGATCAGGAGCTGAAGCACAAAGCCGCGCAAACTGATGTCGTGCAATCTGAAGCTGACGCTAACAGGAATGTGACAGAAGGTGGCCGCGATTTGATGAAAAGCGTGGGTAAAGCAGAAGAGAATAAATCAGACGGTTGGTTTAATTAA
- the guaA gene encoding glutamine-hydrolyzing GMP synthase, protein MTENIHKHRILILDFGSQYTQLVARRVRELGVYCELWAWDVTEAQIRDFNPSGIILSGGPESTTEENSPRAPQYVFEAGVPVFGVCYGMQTMAMQLGGHVEASNEREFGYAQVEVVNDSALVRGIEDALTADGKPLLDVWMSHGDKVTAIPSDFITVASTENCPFAIMANEEKRFYGVQFHPEVTHTRQGMRMLERFVLDICQCEALWTPAKIIDDAVARIREQVGDDKVILGLSGGVDSSVTAMLLHRAIGKNLTCVFVDNGLLRLNEAEQVLDMFGDHFGLNIVHVPAEDRFLSALAGENDPEAKRKIIGRVFVEVFDEEALKLEDVKWLAQGTIYPDVIESAASATGKAHVIKSHHNVGGLPKEMKMGLVEPLKELFKDEVRKIGLELGLPYDMLYRHPFPGPGLGVRVLGEVKKEYCDLLRRADAIFIEELRKADLYDKVSQAFTVFLPVRSVGVMGDGRKYDWVVSLRAVETIDFMTAHWAHLPYDFLGRVSNRIINEVNGISRVVYDISGKPPATIEWE, encoded by the coding sequence ATGACGGAAAACATTCATAAGCATCGCATCCTCATTCTGGACTTCGGTTCCCAGTATACTCAACTGGTTGCGCGCCGCGTGCGTGAGCTGGGCGTTTACTGCGAACTGTGGGCGTGGGATGTGACAGAAGCACAAATTCGTGACTTCAACCCAAGCGGCATTATTCTTTCCGGCGGCCCGGAAAGTACCACTGAAGAAAATAGCCCGCGTGCGCCGCAGTATGTTTTTGAAGCAGGCGTACCGGTATTCGGCGTTTGCTATGGTATGCAGACCATGGCGATGCAGTTGGGCGGTCACGTTGAAGCCTCCAACGAACGTGAATTTGGCTACGCGCAGGTTGAAGTCGTAAACGACAGCGCACTGGTTCGCGGTATCGAAGATGCTCTGACCGCAGACGGTAAACCGCTGCTGGACGTCTGGATGAGCCACGGCGATAAAGTTACCGCTATCCCGTCCGACTTCATCACCGTTGCCAGCACCGAAAATTGCCCGTTTGCCATTATGGCCAACGAAGAAAAACGCTTCTACGGAGTGCAGTTCCATCCGGAAGTGACCCACACCCGTCAGGGCATGCGTATGCTGGAGCGTTTTGTACTGGATATCTGTCAGTGTGAAGCCCTGTGGACGCCGGCAAAAATTATCGACGACGCAGTAGCCCGCATCCGCGAGCAGGTGGGCGACGATAAAGTAATCCTCGGCCTTTCTGGTGGCGTGGATTCCTCCGTAACCGCAATGCTGCTGCACCGCGCTATCGGTAAAAACCTGACTTGCGTATTCGTCGACAACGGCCTGCTGCGTCTCAATGAAGCAGAGCAGGTTCTGGATATGTTTGGCGATCACTTTGGTCTGAACATTGTTCACGTTCCGGCAGAAGATCGCTTCCTGTCAGCGCTGGCTGGCGAAAACGATCCAGAAGCGAAACGTAAAATCATCGGTCGCGTTTTCGTTGAAGTATTCGATGAGGAAGCGCTGAAACTGGAAGACGTGAAGTGGCTGGCGCAGGGCACTATCTACCCTGACGTTATCGAATCTGCCGCGTCTGCAACCGGTAAAGCACATGTCATCAAATCTCACCACAACGTTGGTGGCCTGCCGAAAGAGATGAAGATGGGCCTGGTTGAACCGCTGAAAGAGCTGTTCAAAGACGAAGTGCGTAAGATTGGCCTTGAGCTGGGCCTGCCGTACGACATGCTGTACCGTCACCCGTTCCCGGGGCCGGGCCTCGGCGTTCGTGTGCTGGGCGAAGTGAAGAAAGAGTACTGTGACCTGCTGCGCCGTGCTGACGCCATCTTCATTGAAGAGCTGCGTAAAGCGGATCTGTACGACAAGGTCAGCCAGGCGTTCACCGTCTTCCTGCCAGTACGTTCCGTTGGCGTAATGGGCGATGGTCGTAAGTATGACTGGGTTGTCTCTCTGCGTGCTGTTGAAACCATCGACTTTATGACCGCACACTGGGCGCACCTGCCGTACGACTTCCTCGGCCGCGTTTCCAACCGTATTATCAATGAAGTGAACGGTATTTCCCGCGTGGTGTATGACATCAGCGGTAAGCCGCCAGCTACTATTGAGTGGGAATGA
- the guaB gene encoding IMP dehydrogenase has translation MLRIAKEALTFDDVLLVPAHSTVLPNTADLSTQLTKTIRLNIPMLSAAMDTVTEARLAIALAQEGGIGFIHKNMSIERQAEEVRRVKKHESGVVTDPQTVLPTTTLREVKELTERNGFAGYPVVTEENELVGIITGRDVRFVTDLSQPVSVYMTPKERLVTVREGEAREVVLAKMHEKRVEKALVVDDEFHLIGMITVKDFQKAERKPNACKDEQGRLRVGAAVGAGAGNEERVDALVAAGVDVLLIDSSHGHSEGVLQRIRETRAKYPDLQIIGGNVATAAGARALAEAGCSAVKVGIGPGSICTTRIVTGVGVPQITAVADAVEALEGTGIPVIADGGIRFSGDIAKAIAAGASAVMVGSMLAGTEESPGEIELYQGRSYKSYRGMGSLGAMSKGSSDRYFQSDNAADKLVPEGIEGRVAYKGRLKEIIHQQMGGLRSCMGLTGCGTIDELRTKAEFVRISGAGIQESHVHDVTITKESPNYRLGS, from the coding sequence ATGCTACGTATCGCTAAAGAAGCTCTGACGTTTGACGACGTTCTCCTCGTTCCTGCTCATTCTACCGTTCTGCCGAATACTGCTGACCTCAGCACCCAGCTGACGAAAACTATTCGTTTGAATATCCCTATGCTTTCCGCAGCAATGGATACTGTAACGGAAGCGCGCCTGGCTATTGCTCTGGCTCAGGAAGGCGGTATCGGCTTTATCCACAAAAACATGTCCATTGAACGCCAGGCTGAAGAAGTTCGCCGTGTGAAAAAACACGAATCTGGCGTGGTAACTGATCCGCAGACCGTGCTGCCGACAACCACCCTGCGTGAAGTGAAAGAACTGACCGAGCGTAACGGCTTTGCTGGCTACCCGGTTGTTACCGAAGAAAACGAACTGGTCGGCATCATCACTGGTCGTGACGTGCGTTTTGTGACCGACCTGAGCCAGCCGGTTAGCGTTTACATGACGCCGAAAGAGCGTCTGGTAACGGTGCGTGAAGGTGAAGCCCGTGAAGTAGTGCTGGCAAAAATGCACGAAAAACGCGTTGAAAAGGCGCTGGTGGTTGATGATGAATTCCACCTGATCGGCATGATCACTGTTAAAGATTTCCAGAAAGCGGAACGTAAACCGAACGCCTGTAAAGATGAACAAGGCCGTTTGCGTGTTGGTGCTGCGGTTGGCGCGGGTGCGGGTAACGAAGAGCGTGTTGATGCGCTGGTTGCCGCAGGCGTTGACGTTCTGCTGATCGACTCCTCTCACGGTCATTCTGAAGGCGTTCTGCAACGTATCCGTGAAACTCGTGCTAAATATCCGGATCTGCAAATCATCGGCGGCAACGTGGCAACAGCTGCGGGCGCACGCGCTCTGGCAGAAGCAGGTTGCAGCGCGGTTAAAGTCGGTATCGGCCCTGGCTCTATCTGTACGACTCGTATCGTTACTGGTGTCGGTGTTCCGCAGATCACTGCCGTTGCTGACGCAGTTGAAGCGCTGGAAGGCACCGGTATTCCGGTTATTGCTGACGGTGGTATTCGCTTCTCCGGCGATATTGCGAAAGCTATCGCTGCTGGCGCAAGCGCGGTGATGGTCGGCTCCATGCTGGCAGGTACTGAAGAATCCCCGGGTGAAATCGAACTCTACCAGGGCCGCTCTTACAAATCTTACCGTGGGATGGGCTCTCTGGGCGCGATGTCCAAAGGCTCCTCTGACCGTTACTTCCAGAGCGACAACGCTGCCGACAAACTGGTGCCGGAAGGCATCGAAGGTCGCGTAGCCTACAAAGGTCGTCTGAAAGAGATCATTCACCAGCAGATGGGCGGCCTGCGCTCCTGTATGGGCCTGACCGGCTGTGGTACTATCGACGAACTGCGTACTAAAGCGGAGTTTGTACGTATCAGCGGTGCGGGTATTCAGGAAAGCCACGTTCACGACGTGACCATCACCAAAGAGTCCCCGAACTACCGTCTGGGCTCCTGA
- the xseA gene encoding exodeoxyribonuclease VII large subunit, whose translation MLPSQSPAIFTVSRLNQTVRLLLEQEMGQVWISGEISNFSQPSSGHWYFTLKDDTAQVRCAMFRNSNRRVTFRPQHGQQVLVRANITLYEPRGDYQIIVESMQPAGEGLLQQKYEQLKAKLQAEGLFDQQFKKLLPSPAHCVGVITSKTGAALHDILHVLKRRDPSLPVIIYPTAVQGDDAPGQIVRAIELANLRNECDVLIVGRGGGSLEDLWSFNDERVARAIFASRIPIVSAVGHETDVTIADFVADLRAPTPSAAAEVVSRNQQELLRQVQSAQQRLEMAMDYYLANRTRRFTQIHHRLQQQHPQLRLARQQTMLERLQKRMSFALENQLKRTSQQQQRLTQRLNQQNPQPKIHRAQTRIQQLEYRLAETLRAQLSATRERFGNVVTHLEAVSPLSTLARGYSVTSAADGTVLKQVKQVKAGDTLTTRLGDGVVVSEVSAVTKTRKPRKKV comes from the coding sequence ATGTTACCATCTCAATCCCCCGCAATTTTTACGGTTAGTCGCCTGAATCAGACCGTCCGTTTGCTGCTTGAGCAGGAGATGGGGCAAGTGTGGATCAGCGGCGAAATCTCTAACTTTAGCCAGCCATCTTCCGGGCACTGGTACTTTACCCTCAAAGACGATACCGCTCAGGTCCGCTGTGCGATGTTCCGCAACAGCAATCGCCGGGTTACCTTTCGCCCACAGCACGGGCAACAGGTGCTGGTTCGCGCCAACATTACGCTGTATGAGCCGCGCGGTGATTATCAGATTATCGTCGAGAGTATGCAGCCAGCCGGTGAAGGCTTGTTGCAACAGAAATACGAACAGCTCAAAGCGAAATTGCAGGCTGAAGGCTTGTTCGATCAGCAGTTTAAGAAGCTACTTCCCTCTCCTGCCCACTGCGTTGGTGTGATCACCTCAAAAACCGGTGCCGCACTGCACGATATTTTGCATGTGTTAAAACGTCGCGATCCGTCTCTGCCGGTGATCATCTACCCCACAGCCGTTCAGGGCGATGATGCTCCGGGGCAAATTGTACGCGCCATTGAACTGGCGAATCTTCGCAACGAATGTGACGTGTTGATCGTCGGGCGCGGTGGTGGTTCGCTGGAAGATTTATGGAGCTTTAACGACGAGCGCGTGGCGCGGGCGATTTTTGCCAGCCGTATTCCGATTGTCAGCGCCGTCGGTCATGAAACCGATGTGACGATTGCTGATTTTGTTGCCGACCTGCGTGCGCCAACGCCATCTGCCGCAGCTGAAGTAGTAAGCCGCAATCAGCAGGAGTTACTGCGTCAGGTGCAGTCTGCGCAGCAGCGCCTCGAAATGGCGATGGATTACTATCTCGCTAACCGCACACGACGCTTTACGCAGATCCATCATCGGTTACAGCAGCAGCATCCACAACTCCGCCTTGCACGCCAGCAAACCATGCTGGAGCGCCTGCAAAAGCGGATGAGCTTTGCGCTGGAAAATCAGTTAAAACGCACGAGCCAGCAACAGCAGCGGTTAACACAGCGGCTGAATCAGCAAAACCCACAGCCGAAGATTCATCGCGCGCAAACGCGCATTCAGCAACTGGAATATCGTCTGGCTGAAACCCTGCGCGCACAGCTTAGCGCCACGCGCGAACGCTTTGGTAATGTGGTGACACATCTGGAAGCCGTGAGTCCACTGTCCACGCTGGCGCGCGGTTATAGCGTCACCAGCGCCGCCGATGGCACGGTGCTAAAGCAGGTTAAGCAGGTTAAAGCGGGTGATACGTTGACCACACGGCTGGGCGATGGTGTGGTAGTCAGTGAAGTGAGCGCCGTGACGAAAACACGCAAACCGCGTAAGAAAGTCTAA